The following nucleotide sequence is from Luteolibacter sp. Y139.
TCGACGAGGGCGGAGAGGCCGTACCAGGCCTTGGTCTTGAGGCCGACGCGCTCGCGAATGGTGAGGGCGTGAGCGGGATCCAGGCCATCGACATCGGCGAATTCATAGCGCGCGCGGACGTCGAGGAGCGGGATGAGCCATGGCGCTTCCTTGGCGGTGGCGATCTCCGGTGAGGGAGTCGGCGAGCCGGCGTGGGTGATGGCGGTGGTGGTGGCGAGGAGGAGCAGGGAGGTCGTGAGGTAACGGTTTTTCATCGTGACGGTGACGTTCGTTAGGCGGGTCCCAACGAAGCCGGTCGTCTGCCAAGGCATGCCAAGCGCGGGGGTTTGAACGTGCGGATTTCCGGGGGTCAGGGATGAATAGGGCTCATTTTTGGCAGAAATAAGCGGCATTCATGGAAATGCGGTGAATGGATGAGTGGGATGCACGGATGGAGAGAGAGCGCGAACACGGCTCTCCGAGCCATGCTCGTGATGGACATCGCTTCAAGTTCGCGCGCTGGTCGAACATCGACGCACGCCGCCATCAACGGGACCTTCCGGAGAAAGGTCCCTGGCTCTAACAGGCTCCCAGCTTGTGCCTTGTGGTCGCCTTACTTGGCTCCGCTGGCGGTGGTGATGAAGTCGACGAGATCCTTGCGGCCTTTGGCGAGGTCGGGTGGATTCAGGTAGAACATGTGGCCGGCTTCGAACTGGGCGAAGGAGACGTTCTTCCGGGCGGCCTCTGGTAGCTCCAGCAGGTGGGAGATGGAGTAGAGGATGCCATCGGGCGGGGTGGCGAGGTCGGCCATGCCGCCCATGACCATGACGCGGAGGTGAGGATTGTCCCGCATGGCGGTGGCGAGGCGGCCGGCCATGTTTACCTGGCCATTGCCATTGCCCATCTTCCATGGCTGGACCTTTCCGGTGAGGATCTCGTAGGGAGAGTCTTCCTTCCAACCGAGGTCGCTGCCGAGGTAGGAGAGCATGGTGGTGGAGTAGGCGCCGAGGGCCAGGGAGAAGGAGGGATCGTACTCCGGGACGTCTGACGAAGGATCGGTGGTGGGCCAGGCGACGCGGGCATCGAAGCGGCCGAGGACCTTGCCTTCCTTGCGCAGGAGTTCGCCACGGAAGCGGGTGGGGTCGATGCGGAGGTTGGCTTCGAGGATGAGGTCGACGGGCAGCGAGGTGAGGGCAGAGATTTTCTCGGCGATGGCCTGGCGCTTGGCGGGCTCGAGCTTGTTGCCGGCGAGGAGGGCGAGGGCGTATTCGCCATTGGTGAACTCGCGGGCCTCCTTCACGAGGGCATCGCGATCGCCCTTCAGCTTGCCGTGGAAGTGGGCGATGGAGGTGTATTGCGGTAGGTAGATCTCATAAGAGAGATCGTCACCGGGTCCGGGAGAGAGCGTGCGGAAATCGAGCAGCGAAGAAAGCAGCACCACGCCATTGAGCGACATGCCGAAGCGGGACTGGAGCTGCGAGGAGAGGCCGGCGACGCGGATGCCGCCGTAGGATTCGCCGAGGATGAACTTGGGCGAGGACCAGCGTTGGTGCTCGGTGACCCAGCGGCGGATGAAGTCGCTGAGCGACTCGATATCGCCCTCGACGCCGTGGAATTCCTCCGGCTTCACGTCCTTCTCGGCGCGGCTGTAGCCGGTGGTGACGGGGTCGACGAAGACGAGGTCGGCGACATCGAGGATGGAGAATTCATTCGAAACGAGGCGGGCCGGCGGGACGGGTGCCTGGGTGCCGTCGCCGGGGAGATCGACGCGCTTCGGTCCGAGGGTGCCGAGGTGGAGCCAGACGGCGGAGGAGCCGGGGCCG
It contains:
- a CDS encoding S10 family peptidase codes for the protein MRPSLLLLALSTVLATAQEKPAGPPPDAKPDAAKDEKKPAEPVTKDGSVTIAGKKIDYQVTTSKLVIQKDDGSPRASIFHVSYLKKDAGDLTKRPVLFAFNGGPGSSAVWLHLGTLGPKRVDLPGDGTQAPVPPARLVSNEFSILDVADLVFVDPVTTGYSRAEKDVKPEEFHGVEGDIESLSDFIRRWVTEHQRWSSPKFILGESYGGIRVAGLSSQLQSRFGMSLNGVVLLSSLLDFRTLSPGPGDDLSYEIYLPQYTSIAHFHGKLKGDRDALVKEAREFTNGEYALALLAGNKLEPAKRQAIAEKISALTSLPVDLILEANLRIDPTRFRGELLRKEGKVLGRFDARVAWPTTDPSSDVPEYDPSFSLALGAYSTTMLSYLGSDLGWKEDSPYEILTGKVQPWKMGNGNGQVNMAGRLATAMRDNPHLRVMVMGGMADLATPPDGILYSISHLLELPEAARKNVSFAQFEAGHMFYLNPPDLAKGRKDLVDFITTASGAK